The proteins below are encoded in one region of Vicia villosa cultivar HV-30 ecotype Madison, WI unplaced genomic scaffold, Vvil1.0 ctg.001052F_1_1, whole genome shotgun sequence:
- the LOC131632922 gene encoding uncharacterized protein LOC131632922 produces MAGRNDAAITAALEAMAQAMENQPNTDENAASKSLATFQRENPPVIKGTYDPDGALTWLKEIEKIFRVMDCTPAQKVRYGTHMLAVEVDNWWLETRQRLETAGEGTTWVVFRREFMRKYYPKDVLGKKEIEFLELKQGNKSVVEYAAKFFELTKFYPHYSEATAQFSKCIQFENGLRSEIKKAVGYQKI; encoded by the coding sequence ATGGCTGGAAGGAATGATGCTGCAATTACTGCTGCTTTGGAGGCGATGGCTCAGGCTATGGAGAATCAGCCGAACACTGATGAGAATGCTGCATCCAAGAGTTtggcgactttccagagggagaatccgccTGTCATCAAGGGAACTTACGATCCTGATGGCGCGTTGACTTGGTTGAAAGAGATTGAGAAAATCTTCCGCGTGATGGATTGCACTCCAGcgcagaaggttcggtatggaaCCCATATGCTGGCAGTCGAAGTTGATAACTGGTGGCTAGAGACTCGTCAGAGATTGGAGACTGCAGGTGAGGGGACCACTTGGGTCGTATTCCGTAGGGAATTCATGAGGAAGTATTATCCTAAGGATGTTCTAggaaagaaggaaattgaatttctcgaGCTGAAGCAGGGGAATAAGTCGGTCGTTGAGTATGCTGCGAAGTTTTTTGAGTTAACTAAGTTTTACCCGCACTATAGCGAGGCGACTGCTCAATTTTCGAAGTGCATCCAGTTTGAGAATGGATTGCGCTCTGAGATCAAGAAGGCAGTTGGTTACCAGAAGATTTGA